aatttcaacTTCCTAAATAAAGTCAAAGCGAAAGATTACAGTCAAACTTTGAGTCACTCGATATTGATCCCCTAAACATAAACAAACTCCACATTCCAGAAAGACTGAAATTTTATGCTACTGATGCACACCCTTCCGAGACTGAGATGCCTTTCTCTATTACAGAACTACAAATCATCATTTTCCACAAACCATATCATACAAATTCACTCTCAAATCATCTCCAATGGCCTAACTCAATCACCCTCCATTGTTGCCCAACTTGTCGAACGTTACTGTGCATCATcattgtcatcatcatcatcagctCCACATGCCAACAATTACGCTCGTCTCATTGTTTCCCAATTTTACAGTCACGATCATAAATCCAATCCATATCTCTTAAATGTTTTGATTCGATGCGCTCCTCCAACCGACTCCATTCTTCTTTTTGCCAATTGGGTATCTAAAGCGACGCTAAATTTCGACGATTTCACTTACATTTTTGTTCTCGGAGCTTGCGCTCGACGTGTTAAAGCACTATGGGAAGGGCTCCAGATACACTGCCGAGTAATCAAACATGGGGTTCTCTCAAACGTCAAGTTGCAAACTACTTTGATTCATTTTTACGTGAACCACAACGCATTTGCGTTTGCAGAGAAGGTGTTCGACGAAATGCGTGTGAGAACTTCCGCTACATGGAATTCACTAATAGCAGGTTATTGTTCTCAGATACAACACGCCCGAGACGGATTGCTGTTGTTTATCAACATGTTAAGAGGTGATTATGGAGTAAAACCTAACGACACCACCATGGTTTGTGTTCTTTCAGCTGTTTCACGTCTAGGTTCTTTAGAAACAGGCGTTTCCATCCATGGATACATCATAAAAACAACACCCAACATTGAAAACGATGTTTACATAGGAACATCTCTTGTTGACATGTACGCTAAGTGTGGGTGTTTGGATACAGCTTTAACCTTATTCCACAAAATGTCTTATAAGAATGTTCTCACGTATACAGCCATGGTTTCTGGATTAGCTATTCATGGGAAAGGAAAACAAGCATTGAAGCTTTTCACTAACATGACAGAATCGGGTATTTTACCTAATTCAGTCACCTTCACAAGCTTATTATTTGCTTGTGCACAATCAGGGCTTTTGAATGAAGGTCTTTCTTTATTTCAAATTATGaaagaaaagtttcatattttgcctcTTCCACATCATTATGGTTGTATAGTTGATCTTCTTGGGAGAATTGGGCATTTAGGTGAAGCATATGAGTTTATTATGAGTGAAAAGGTTGAAGATGATGTGGTTTTGTGGAGGAGTTTGATGCATTCTTGTAGAGTACATAATGATATTGTGATGGGTGAGAAAGTGGCTAAGACTGTTATGAATcttgaaaattatgaaaaaagtGAAGATTTTGTTGCTTTGTCGAATATTTGTGCTTCTGTGGGAAGGTGGGAAGATGTGGAAGTCGTGAGAGAGATGATGAATGAAAAAGGGATAGAGACTAATCCTGCTATTAGTACTATTTTTGCTTAGAAACCCAATAAAGTCGTGCAAGAATCACTTTTATACTGTTTTTTGCATGCATTAAACTGAAACAGATATAAATTCAACAAAATTTGCAAAGAAAATTCTCAACCAGAACGTCGAATTATATAAAAACCATTGTAGTTTGTTGATTTTTCGGTTTAATTAGCAAagaatatttattttcatttagactttcaattttaaaaaaataactatATAAAACGTAAATTCTATAATAAAGACATTATAGTTTGGAATTTGTTTTCTTTAAAGAAACAATTTTGACCAAAAAATATCATTCCCATGATGTGATTACCTTCTTCTTTCATCTGTGCAAACGATATGAATACCCTCTTCATCCTCGTCACTGAAAAAGACCCATTATGGATTATTACCTTTTTGCCCTTGGTTAGATGCAAGGTTTAATTTAGCGCAACAAACAAGTAGGGAAGCCAAAGAAGAAAATGAGGATCAAAGATAAACAAGGAGATGAAGGGAACAACAAAGCACAACATGTAGATGTTAATCAATCTTGAATAGAATTCAAATTTTCCCATCAATTTAAATAACAAACTCTCAAAACAACTATACAAATAGtcttaaacattaaaaaaatcaatCTACAAATATAAATCAAGATCTATAAAGCACGAAAACTATCAGCTTTATCAAGTCTTGCAGTCCCTGAGCTCGATGTTTCCCCCATTGCATCCGAAGAGGCAACGGCTACTTGGGATGTATCCCTCTTAAGGGATGTCGGCATCCCCGATATCTCCTAAACAATATTTCATTCATCAACATCTACAGATACTGATAATACTGATACTGATACTGATAGACAAGGTTTCTAGGGAGTATTTTAGTTTTTCTTACCTTCATTAAATGCAATCTCATGTCACAAGGTCGGGCTTGAAACCCAATACATGCCATTACAAAATTTGAGTATTGAAACGTGACATCAGCAGCACTTTGCTTCTTCTGCTCAATCTGCAGTCAATATTCATGTTTACAACCACAAGGAAGAGAAACATAACAATTTATATTGTGTTTGAAATGCATTAGGCGGAGACTCGGGACTGGAACTGATGTCAATGAGACAAAATTTGCAAATTTTTTGTCCCATTCAGAAAGGTAGAACActtttgtttgtgaaaaagacataaataccccTCTTTATCAACATTATCGAAAATAACCCTAGAAATATTACCATTACTTATTACCAAGCTTTTTACATATATGGTTATTGATCTTTTTAGTTTTAGAACAAGAAATTTGGAGTTTGCATGATTGCATCATATTCATGTTTATAcaaatattctgttgaatgatcaAAATCGGATATCTCTTCTTTGGAAGATAATAACTCATCAAGTTATAGGCATACCTATTGTTGAAAAAACTGATACAAAACACTAATGCAAAATCATTTACGCCCTCATCTTGATTCATCGAACCATGATTTTGATTTGATATTCATCGACTAAGCTGAGATTATGAGGATTAAGTTACACGATTATTAGTGAGAAAGATTAAACATTCGTTACGGATTACGGTTGTTCTTTATTATTCAATTGAAAACCAGCAATAATCACCCTTGAAGTGACTCATGTAAGAAGAACCCTAACGAACCATGAATAAGTGCGAAACAGAACGGCTAAATGATTTGGAAATATGAATGTAATGGATACATACAGACCAACAAGATAGAGTAAAATGGAAATCTAGGGTTTTACAGATAAGAGGGAAAGCAGAAAACCTTTTactgatgaattatggagaaggtgcaaaatctagggttttttcGTACCTCATAATCGTCATTCATCGTGAAAAAGAGAAAGCTTCGTAAATCTCCGCCTTATCAAATCGATCAATTTTTGCTGTTTCTAATCTATCAAATTCTCTGAAATTCACTTCTAAAGATCGTCGGGGTCCTTCGATACAACAGCTATACCGAAAACATGAATAACAATAGATCATGACCCAAAAGGGTTATGACGGtggcaagaaaaaaaaaaaatcttttaaattagtttttatatttttaaaggtatatatcattattatatatttccccgtcccaaaattatagtccatcttcctttttggtttgtcccaaaataataactTCGTAAATCTCCACATTTCGGGTCATAGGTGGTCCATTAATAGTTTTCCGGATTAAAAAGGATCCACTTGACTACGATACACCGTCCAAAGATTGGAATTGGATCATCACACCCGTTGGGAGGCGTTGGTTCCAAAACAGCCCTAAAATCGTTTTTTCATCCGTCAATTGTACATTGGATTTTCTTCCTCCTGTTCATCTTCTTCGTCTATCGTAAGAAAACGTTTACCAACATCACCATAAAAAATCTAGAATGCCTGAAATCTTGTCGACATATATTTCCAGCCATTGAATTGATTTTCCTTCATCTCTCCCTTGGTTCATTGCTAATCCTCTCTGTCATTTTCCTTGGATGCACCGCAACACCGTTCCTTAttgtcgattttttttttttgtttttttgtttttttttgtttttgtagttAGGGTTTTTGATTGGAAatcccatcatcatcatcatcatccaggTTTGTTCTTTGGACGACTTTATTTTTTGTATCTATCAATTAAATTCTATCATTGGAATTTGAAATAAGATCTGATTAAAATTTGTCTTTCAGATATGTTATCGATCACTCTCATGTCGACTTACGGTTTCAATGTTTAGGAATTCATCTGCTATCTTTGACTTTTTGCTTCTTAGGTATGGAAATCGACCACCTACTCAGCCCTACCGATTTGTTCAAATCATCTACTTTCTTTATGCATATGTA
The genomic region above belongs to Lactuca sativa cultivar Salinas chromosome 4, Lsat_Salinas_v11, whole genome shotgun sequence and contains:
- the LOC111881256 gene encoding pentatricopeptide repeat-containing protein At3g18970, with the translated sequence MLLMHTLPRLRCLSLLQNYKSSFSTNHIIQIHSQIISNGLTQSPSIVAQLVERYCASSLSSSSSAPHANNYARLIVSQFYSHDHKSNPYLLNVLIRCAPPTDSILLFANWVSKATLNFDDFTYIFVLGACARRVKALWEGLQIHCRVIKHGVLSNVKLQTTLIHFYVNHNAFAFAEKVFDEMRVRTSATWNSLIAGYCSQIQHARDGLLLFINMLRGDYGVKPNDTTMVCVLSAVSRLGSLETGVSIHGYIIKTTPNIENDVYIGTSLVDMYAKCGCLDTALTLFHKMSYKNVLTYTAMVSGLAIHGKGKQALKLFTNMTESGILPNSVTFTSLLFACAQSGLLNEGLSLFQIMKEKFHILPLPHHYGCIVDLLGRIGHLGEAYEFIMSEKVEDDVVLWRSLMHSCRVHNDIVMGEKVAKTVMNLENYEKSEDFVALSNICASVGRWEDVEVVREMMNEKGIETNPAISTIFA
- the LOC111881245 gene encoding uncharacterized protein LOC111881245; this translates as MNDDYEIEQKKQSAADVTFQYSNFVMACIGFQARPCDMRLHLMKEISGMPTSLKRDTSQVAVASSDAMGETSSSGTARLDKADSFRAL